One genomic segment of Mycolicibacterium psychrotolerans includes these proteins:
- a CDS encoding fatty acyl-AMP ligase produces the protein MNRRTGRSIPISDGLLQVEDCLDADGGIDLPDDITFISLIDRNIAHVGDEVAYRYLDFSGAGTQTSEITWTELGVRMAAVGARVQKAAARGERVAVLAPQGLDYIAGFFGAIKAGAVAVPLFAPELPGHAERLDVALRDSRPAAVLTTSAARAGVEAFLDQLTGVPRPEIITIDEVPDAAATGFVPTAIDVEDVSHLQYTGGATRPPAGVEITHRAVGTNLVQMILSIDLLDRNTHGVSWLPLYHDMGLSMIGFPAVYGGHSTLMSPTAFVRRPLRWIEALSAGSATGRVVTAAPNFAYEWAAARGVPGADSGIDLANVVLIIGSEPVSIDAIAAFDAAFAPFGLPRTAFKPSYGIAEATLLVATIAPAAQAQALYVDREELARGTAVRVRPDHDLAAAHVSCGQVARSLSCVIVDPDTGRELPDGRVGEPWLQGDNIARGYWHRPEESQRTFCARLAGTLADGSHAVGADPARTWLRTGDLGFYLDGELYIAGRIADVVILGGRRYFPHDLEATASEASPIVRRGYVAAFAVQAGGQDRLVIVAERAAGTARTDPAGAVASIKAAVHERHQAPVADVRIVPAGAIPRTTSGKLARRACRAAYLDGEFDGSRALR, from the coding sequence ATGAATCGCCGTACGGGCAGGTCGATCCCGATCAGCGACGGACTGCTGCAGGTCGAGGACTGCCTCGATGCCGACGGCGGGATCGACCTGCCCGACGACATCACGTTCATCTCGCTGATCGACCGCAACATCGCCCACGTCGGTGACGAGGTCGCCTACCGCTACCTCGACTTCTCCGGCGCGGGGACCCAGACCTCGGAGATCACCTGGACCGAGCTGGGGGTGCGGATGGCTGCCGTGGGGGCGCGCGTCCAGAAGGCGGCCGCGCGGGGGGAGCGGGTCGCGGTGCTCGCGCCCCAGGGCCTCGACTACATCGCGGGTTTCTTCGGCGCGATCAAGGCCGGCGCGGTGGCGGTGCCGCTGTTCGCCCCCGAATTGCCCGGGCACGCCGAACGTCTCGACGTCGCGCTGCGCGATTCGCGGCCTGCCGCGGTGCTGACCACCTCGGCCGCCCGCGCCGGAGTCGAGGCATTCCTCGACCAGCTGACCGGGGTGCCACGGCCCGAGATCATCACGATCGACGAGGTGCCCGACGCGGCGGCGACGGGCTTCGTGCCGACGGCGATCGACGTCGAAGACGTCTCGCATCTGCAGTACACGGGCGGGGCGACGCGGCCTCCCGCCGGCGTCGAGATCACCCACCGCGCCGTGGGCACGAACCTGGTGCAGATGATCCTGTCCATCGACCTGCTCGACCGGAACACCCACGGGGTCAGCTGGTTGCCGCTCTATCACGACATGGGTCTGTCGATGATCGGCTTCCCGGCGGTCTACGGCGGCCACTCGACGCTGATGTCGCCGACCGCGTTCGTCCGCAGGCCGCTGCGCTGGATCGAGGCGTTGTCGGCGGGGTCGGCGACCGGGCGCGTGGTCACCGCGGCGCCCAACTTCGCCTACGAGTGGGCAGCGGCACGGGGCGTGCCCGGCGCCGACTCCGGGATCGACCTGGCCAACGTGGTGCTGATCATCGGATCCGAGCCGGTCAGCATCGACGCGATCGCCGCGTTCGACGCGGCCTTCGCACCGTTCGGCCTACCGCGCACCGCCTTCAAGCCGTCCTACGGCATCGCCGAGGCGACGCTCCTCGTCGCGACGATCGCCCCCGCCGCTCAGGCGCAGGCCCTGTACGTCGACCGCGAGGAGCTGGCCCGCGGCACGGCCGTGCGCGTCCGGCCCGACCACGACCTCGCGGCCGCGCACGTGTCGTGCGGACAGGTCGCGCGCAGCCTGTCCTGCGTGATCGTCGATCCGGACACCGGCCGCGAGCTCCCCGACGGGCGAGTCGGCGAGCCGTGGCTGCAGGGCGACAACATCGCCCGCGGCTACTGGCACCGGCCCGAGGAGTCGCAGCGGACGTTCTGTGCGCGCCTGGCGGGCACCTTGGCCGACGGCAGCCACGCCGTCGGCGCGGATCCGGCCCGAACCTGGCTGCGCACCGGCGATCTCGGGTTCTATCTGGACGGCGAGCTCTACATCGCCGGCCGGATCGCCGACGTGGTGATCCTCGGCGGCCGGCGCTACTTCCCGCACGACCTCGAAGCCACCGCGTCCGAAGCGTCACCGATCGTGCGGCGCGGATACGTCGCAGCGTTCGCGGTGCAGGCCGGCGGGCAGGATCGCCTCGTGATCGTCGCCGAGCGTGCCGCGGGCACGGCGCGCACAGATCCCGCCGGCGCGGTGGCGTCCATCAAAGCCGCTGTGCACGAACGCCATCAGGCTCCGGTGGCCGATGTGCGGATCGTGCCCGCCGGCGCGATCCCGCGGACGACCAGTGGCAAGCTGGCGCGCCGCGCCTGCCGCGCGGCGTATCTGGACGGCGAGTTCGACGGATCTCGAGCCCTCAGGTGA
- a CDS encoding URC4/urg3 family protein, translated as MTVPAEAAAVLRTTTAVRTRSALLLERARAGESRWFTVDDDALPGAADDVAALTRTRFPDLDIPPHSRWRHFETGGVDRRADLDGLLGGVDTRERARAMIDLTVVSVLLDAGAGADWGYVENGVRYTRSEGLAVASWHGFLAGTFSSDPDRPLRVDAAALRALTVDRLAAALQVNATNPLVGLDGRVQLLRRLGDALADQPEVFGQAGRPGGLFDASSAPSGVVDAHDLLVALLISMSRIWPSRNMIGDVPLGDCWRHDAVGGPGLTAGWLPFHKLSQWLTYSLIEPLRWAGVTVTGVEALTGLPEYRNGGLLLDTGVLRLRHPADAEHAWAPADEPVVEWRGLTVALLDELAPLVRARLGTGAAQLPLACVLEGGTWAAGRAAAQRLRGGLPPLSIISDGTVF; from the coding sequence ATGACCGTGCCCGCCGAGGCCGCCGCGGTGCTGCGCACCACGACCGCGGTGCGGACGCGCTCGGCGCTGCTGCTCGAGCGGGCCCGCGCGGGTGAGTCCCGCTGGTTCACCGTGGACGACGACGCGCTGCCGGGCGCCGCCGACGACGTCGCCGCGCTCACCCGCACCCGGTTTCCCGACCTCGACATCCCGCCGCACAGCCGGTGGCGCCACTTCGAGACCGGCGGCGTGGACCGGCGCGCCGACCTCGACGGCCTGCTCGGCGGGGTCGACACCCGTGAGCGTGCCCGCGCGATGATCGACCTGACCGTGGTCAGCGTGCTGCTCGACGCCGGCGCCGGCGCCGACTGGGGATACGTGGAGAACGGCGTCCGGTACACCCGCTCGGAAGGTCTCGCGGTCGCCAGCTGGCACGGCTTCCTCGCCGGCACGTTCTCCAGCGACCCCGACCGGCCGCTGCGGGTGGACGCGGCAGCGCTGCGGGCACTGACCGTCGACCGCCTGGCGGCGGCCCTGCAAGTGAACGCGACCAATCCGCTGGTGGGCCTGGACGGTCGGGTGCAGCTGCTGCGCCGCCTGGGCGATGCGCTGGCCGACCAGCCCGAGGTGTTCGGCCAGGCAGGCCGCCCCGGCGGACTGTTCGACGCGTCGTCCGCCCCGTCGGGCGTGGTCGACGCGCATGACCTGCTGGTGGCGCTGCTGATCTCGATGTCCCGAATCTGGCCGTCGCGCAACATGATCGGTGACGTGCCGCTGGGTGACTGCTGGCGCCACGATGCCGTCGGCGGGCCGGGGCTGACTGCCGGCTGGCTGCCGTTCCACAAGCTGTCGCAGTGGCTGACCTACTCGCTGATCGAACCGCTGCGATGGGCCGGGGTGACGGTGACCGGTGTGGAGGCGCTCACCGGGCTGCCCGAGTACCGCAACGGCGGCCTGCTGCTCGACACCGGGGTGCTGCGCCTGCGGCATCCGGCCGACGCCGAGCATGCGTGGGCCCCGGCCGACGAACCCGTGGTCGAGTGGCGCGGGCTGACGGTGGCCCTGCTCGACGAGTTGGCGCCGCTGGTTCGTGCCCGGCTCGGAACCGGCGCGGCGCAGCTGCCGCTGGCGTGCGTGCTCGAAGGCGGCACCTGGGCGGCCGGCCGCGCCGCGGCGCAGCGGCTACGCGGCGGGCTGCCGCCGCTGTCGATCATCAGCGACGGGACGGTGTTCTAG
- a CDS encoding TIGR03854 family LLM class F420-dependent oxidoreductase: MKVRFGVSLGVDVGADALPGFVDQLESAGIDSLWFSELVYSPAIDPVVGMAVALARSRHLKVGTSVAVLPGRNPVLVAKQLTSLAALAPKRVLPVFGLRSALPVERDLFVVPEGRRAAVFDESLHLLRRVLCEDTVTFSGEFFSVRDATVLPKPAGLLDIWLGGSSPAGYRRIGAYGDGWLGSFLTPAEAREAVGQIRMAAAAAEREVPEDHYGINLAVGDGELPAPVRAAIRKRRPDLDPAELVAADWAQLHRLLDGYIAAGLIKFVIRPAGTISTEDFLDTFVKELLPRQN, encoded by the coding sequence GTGAAGGTGCGGTTCGGGGTCAGCCTCGGGGTCGACGTCGGTGCGGACGCACTTCCCGGGTTCGTCGACCAACTGGAGTCGGCGGGTATCGACTCGCTGTGGTTCTCCGAGCTGGTCTATTCACCCGCGATCGATCCCGTGGTGGGAATGGCGGTCGCGCTCGCCCGGAGCCGCCACCTCAAGGTGGGCACGTCGGTCGCGGTGCTGCCCGGGCGCAACCCGGTGCTGGTCGCCAAGCAGCTCACGTCCCTGGCCGCACTCGCCCCCAAGCGGGTCCTTCCGGTGTTCGGGCTGCGCTCGGCACTGCCCGTCGAGCGCGACCTGTTCGTGGTGCCCGAGGGAAGACGCGCCGCGGTGTTCGACGAGTCGCTGCACCTGCTTCGCCGCGTGCTGTGCGAAGACACCGTCACCTTCTCCGGCGAGTTCTTCTCCGTCCGCGACGCCACGGTGTTGCCCAAACCGGCTGGGCTGCTGGATATCTGGCTCGGCGGGTCGTCACCGGCGGGATACCGGCGCATCGGGGCCTACGGCGACGGCTGGCTGGGGAGCTTCCTGACCCCGGCGGAGGCCCGGGAGGCGGTGGGGCAGATCCGCATGGCCGCCGCGGCCGCCGAGCGGGAGGTGCCCGAGGATCACTACGGCATCAACCTGGCGGTCGGCGACGGCGAGCTGCCGGCTCCGGTGCGAGCCGCGATCCGCAAGCGGCGTCCGGACCTCGATCCGGCCGAGTTGGTGGCCGCCGACTGGGCGCAGCTGCACCGCCTGCTCGACGGCTACATCGCCGCGGGGCTCATCAAGTTCGTGATCCGGCCCGCCGGCACGATCAGCACCGAGGATTTTCTCGACACGTTCGTCAAAGAGCTTCTGCCGCGCCAGAATTGA
- the ripD gene encoding NlpC/P60 family peptidoglycan-binding protein RipD — protein MTRVRVFVVLVLGLALLVTTPGLAAAQPTRSATNQKAVEIVIARALSQRGVPFAYGGGGASGPSKGTAAAPTSADPAQPDQPDQAELDASALDLTTPGLNLPAAVPAPTPAPRVEVVGFDASGLMVYSYAGVGVKLPRSSGEMYKVGQKVMPSLALPGDLLFYGPEGTQSVALFIGNGKMVETTDSGVALSDVRTKDMTPYLVRIIA, from the coding sequence ATGACACGCGTCCGTGTGTTCGTAGTCCTCGTGCTCGGTCTCGCCCTGCTGGTGACGACGCCGGGTCTGGCGGCGGCTCAGCCCACGCGATCGGCGACGAACCAGAAGGCGGTCGAGATCGTCATCGCCCGCGCGCTCTCGCAGCGCGGCGTCCCGTTCGCCTACGGCGGCGGCGGCGCCTCGGGACCGAGCAAGGGCACGGCGGCGGCACCCACGTCCGCCGACCCGGCTCAGCCCGATCAGCCCGATCAGGCCGAGCTCGACGCGTCGGCGCTGGATCTGACGACGCCGGGGCTCAACCTGCCCGCCGCGGTCCCGGCGCCGACGCCGGCCCCGCGCGTGGAGGTCGTCGGCTTCGACGCATCCGGGCTGATGGTCTACTCGTACGCCGGAGTGGGCGTGAAGCTGCCGAGGTCCTCGGGCGAGATGTACAAGGTGGGCCAGAAGGTCATGCCGTCGCTCGCGCTTCCCGGTGACCTGCTGTTCTACGGCCCGGAGGGGACGCAGAGCGTCGCACTGTTCATCGGTAACGGAAAGATGGTCGAGACCACCGACTCCGGGGTCGCGCTCTCCGACGTGCGGACCAAGGACATGACGCCGTACCTGGTGCGCATCATCGCCTGA
- a CDS encoding DUF4267 domain-containing protein, with the protein MTLDRAALVAGGIRLSSGISFLVDPLRANRLWGDPGDPPPTARLLLRSMGYRDALIGAMLIAAALQQRDTRGWFLASGGADAADLLGGISVHDQLGRSQKAIGLGGAVVGIGVGLWGALRRPRRTDA; encoded by the coding sequence ATGACCCTGGACCGCGCCGCCCTCGTCGCCGGCGGCATCCGCCTCTCCTCGGGGATCTCGTTCCTCGTGGATCCGCTTCGCGCCAACCGGCTCTGGGGGGACCCGGGAGATCCGCCCCCGACCGCGCGGTTGCTGCTGCGCTCCATGGGATACCGCGACGCGCTGATCGGCGCCATGCTGATCGCGGCGGCACTGCAGCAGCGAGACACCCGCGGCTGGTTCCTGGCCTCGGGCGGCGCCGACGCGGCTGATCTCCTCGGCGGGATCAGCGTGCACGATCAGTTGGGCCGCTCCCAGAAGGCGATCGGGCTCGGCGGCGCGGTGGTCGGCATCGGCGTCGGGCTGTGGGGGGCGCTGCGCCGTCCGCGCCGCACCGACGCCTGA
- a CDS encoding SpoIIAA family protein has product MIEILHDMPPGVAGIRVSGRLRGQDLREFRPAMDDMLATGEIRLVEVVADDYDGFGPGGLAEDLRLGLGALIRHHAAFRRVAVVTDKEWVVHALHAFAWMVPGEIALYPLAELDQAAEWAAG; this is encoded by the coding sequence ATGATCGAGATACTGCACGACATGCCGCCGGGGGTGGCCGGGATCCGGGTCTCGGGCCGGCTACGGGGTCAGGATCTGCGCGAGTTCCGGCCCGCGATGGACGACATGCTGGCGACCGGGGAGATCCGGCTCGTCGAGGTCGTCGCCGACGACTACGACGGGTTCGGCCCCGGCGGCCTGGCCGAGGATCTGCGCCTGGGGCTGGGGGCGCTGATCCGCCATCACGCGGCGTTCCGGCGCGTCGCGGTGGTCACCGACAAGGAGTGGGTGGTGCACGCGCTGCACGCGTTCGCCTGGATGGTGCCCGGCGAGATCGCGCTGTATCCGCTCGCCGAATTGGACCAGGCCGCCGAATGGGCGGCGGGCTGA
- a CDS encoding YdcF family protein, which produces MIVTFSGAAARCGALLLAVAAAFALLLGAGPALAAPPLVAKDFSKPAIVILGYGLKDNGTMRPILYTRVLTGLAVAQMFPQSPIIVTGGNPRNGRTEAGEMRKTLRVLGFPDDRILVEDRANSTVQNARFSVPLAEAADTSGIILVTSSSHQDRADGNFADAGGNVLATVSFPDGNPSINIAQFVRDVLSPFVAIT; this is translated from the coding sequence ATGATCGTGACCTTCTCCGGCGCCGCGGCGCGGTGCGGCGCGCTGCTGCTGGCCGTCGCGGCAGCCTTCGCCCTGCTGCTCGGAGCCGGCCCCGCACTGGCCGCCCCGCCTCTGGTGGCCAAGGACTTCTCCAAGCCGGCGATCGTGATCCTCGGCTACGGGCTCAAGGACAACGGGACGATGCGGCCCATCCTGTACACCCGCGTCCTCACGGGTCTGGCGGTGGCGCAGATGTTTCCGCAGTCGCCGATCATCGTGACCGGCGGCAATCCCCGCAACGGCCGGACCGAGGCGGGCGAGATGCGCAAGACGCTGCGCGTACTGGGTTTCCCTGACGACCGGATCCTCGTCGAGGACCGGGCCAACAGCACCGTGCAGAACGCACGATTCTCGGTGCCGCTGGCCGAGGCCGCCGACACCTCGGGCATCATCCTGGTGACCTCGTCGTCGCATCAGGACCGCGCCGACGGCAACTTCGCCGATGCCGGCGGCAACGTGCTTGCGACGGTGAGCTTTCCGGACGGGAACCCGTCGATCAACATCGCCCAGTTCGTCAGGGACGTGCTGAGCCCGTTCGTGGCGATCACCTGA
- a CDS encoding MOSC domain-containing protein has translation MQSREALDAAAAQLGRPVDPGATRRNITVDAGEIPTKPGTRIRIADVDLEVVRLSAPCRLLDDWIGPGAAAALSRRGGSVCRVLSSGTLQVGDDVVCSQN, from the coding sequence CTGCAGTCGCGCGAAGCGCTCGACGCCGCGGCGGCGCAGCTGGGCCGCCCCGTCGACCCTGGTGCGACGCGCCGCAACATCACCGTCGACGCCGGCGAGATCCCGACGAAACCCGGCACGAGGATCCGCATCGCCGACGTGGACCTGGAGGTGGTGCGGTTGTCGGCACCGTGCCGTCTGCTCGACGACTGGATCGGACCCGGCGCCGCCGCGGCGCTCAGCCGGCGCGGTGGCTCGGTGTGCCGGGTGCTGAGCAGCGGCACCCTGCAGGTCGGCGACGACGTCGTCTGCTCGCAGAACTGA
- the tenA gene encoding thiaminase II, translating into MTSSSEAPPRIGSGRPESWTTRLWADIDGIFGAITAHPFLTGLTDGTLDADAFIHYVAQDVHYLRAYARALAVVGAKAPTLADTALFARHAAEVFDVELELHGELLPALGLSPGAVDRVPVAPTTQAYNSYLIATVYDGGFADGLAAVLPCYWIYAEVGAELAHRGSPDARYQRWIDSYGGDEFAATVTDVLDLADRVGPTLTASDEAAARAHFVTTARYEWMFFDAAHRREAWPAPTTGASAAQ; encoded by the coding sequence ATGACATCGAGCTCGGAAGCGCCGCCCCGCATCGGATCCGGGCGGCCGGAATCCTGGACGACGCGGCTGTGGGCCGACATCGACGGAATCTTCGGCGCGATCACCGCGCACCCGTTCCTCACCGGGCTCACGGACGGCACGCTCGACGCCGACGCCTTCATCCACTACGTGGCCCAGGACGTGCACTATCTGCGCGCCTATGCCCGCGCGCTGGCCGTGGTCGGCGCCAAGGCCCCGACGCTGGCCGACACCGCGCTGTTCGCCCGGCACGCCGCCGAGGTGTTCGACGTCGAGCTGGAGCTGCACGGTGAGCTGTTGCCCGCATTGGGGCTCTCCCCCGGGGCGGTCGACCGGGTTCCCGTCGCCCCGACCACGCAGGCCTACAACAGCTATCTGATCGCCACGGTGTACGACGGCGGATTCGCCGACGGGCTCGCCGCGGTGCTGCCGTGCTACTGGATCTACGCCGAGGTCGGTGCCGAACTGGCGCACCGGGGTTCGCCGGACGCGCGCTACCAGCGTTGGATCGACAGCTACGGCGGTGACGAGTTCGCCGCGACCGTCACCGACGTGCTCGACCTCGCCGACCGCGTTGGGCCGACGCTGACCGCGTCCGACGAAGCCGCCGCCCGCGCCCACTTCGTCACCACCGCCCGCTACGAGTGGATGTTCTTCGACGCCGCACACCGCCGCGAGGCGTGGCCGGCGCCGACCACGGGCGCATCCGCCGCGCAGTGA
- the tpx gene encoding thiol peroxidase codes for MAQITLRGNPINTVGELPAVGSPAPGFSLTGTDLGAVGDDQFRGKPLLLNIFPSVDTPVCASSVRTFNERAAELGVSVLCVSKDLPFAQKRFCSADGIEHVTTASAFRDSFGDDYGVTITDGPMAGLLARAVVVVGADGTVSYTELVPEIGQEPDYQAAIAALKA; via the coding sequence ATGGCACAGATAACTTTGCGCGGAAATCCGATCAACACCGTCGGAGAGCTGCCCGCCGTCGGCTCGCCGGCGCCCGGCTTCTCCCTGACCGGAACCGATCTCGGTGCGGTCGGCGACGACCAGTTCCGCGGCAAGCCGCTGCTGCTCAACATCTTCCCGTCCGTCGACACCCCGGTGTGTGCGTCCAGCGTGCGCACATTCAACGAGCGCGCCGCCGAACTGGGTGTGTCCGTGCTGTGCGTGTCGAAAGATCTGCCCTTCGCGCAGAAGCGGTTCTGCAGTGCAGACGGAATCGAGCACGTGACGACAGCGTCGGCGTTCCGCGACAGCTTCGGCGATGACTACGGCGTCACGATCACCGATGGCCCGATGGCCGGGCTGCTGGCCCGCGCTGTCGTGGTGGTCGGGGCGGACGGCACGGTGTCCTACACCGAGCTGGTGCCCGAGATCGGTCAGGAACCGGACTATCAGGCCGCGATTGCCGCACTGAAGGCGTGA
- a CDS encoding DUF899 domain-containing protein, whose product MIETTALPPVVDAAAWRGRLEELRAREKAATRELDAIAAQRRRLPMVEMPDYTLIGADGPVRLADIFQGRSQLIVYNHMWSDGETWQCGGCTGYTSQFTRLGFLDNYDARFVIVTSGPIEEALAYKRRVGNAMEWYSSSQSPFAADVDAAPGEGFAVNVFLRDGDTVYRTWHTNGRGTEQLSHSFALIDILPWGRQEDWQDSPEGWPQRPTYSGWASSEDIARAYGDPDGA is encoded by the coding sequence ATGATCGAAACGACCGCCCTTCCGCCCGTCGTCGACGCCGCAGCCTGGCGCGGCCGACTCGAGGAGCTGAGGGCCCGAGAGAAGGCCGCCACCCGTGAACTCGACGCGATCGCCGCGCAGCGACGCCGCCTGCCGATGGTCGAGATGCCGGACTACACGCTGATCGGCGCCGACGGCCCGGTCCGGCTCGCCGACATCTTCCAGGGCCGATCGCAGCTGATCGTCTACAACCACATGTGGAGCGACGGCGAGACCTGGCAGTGCGGCGGCTGTACCGGCTACACGTCCCAGTTCACCAGGTTGGGGTTCCTGGACAACTACGACGCCCGGTTCGTGATCGTCACGTCGGGGCCCATCGAGGAGGCACTGGCCTACAAGCGCCGGGTGGGCAACGCGATGGAGTGGTATTCGTCGTCGCAGAGTCCGTTCGCCGCCGACGTCGACGCCGCACCCGGTGAGGGCTTCGCCGTCAACGTGTTCCTGCGCGACGGCGATACCGTTTACCGCACCTGGCACACCAACGGCCGGGGGACCGAACAGCTCAGTCATTCGTTCGCGCTGATCGACATTTTGCCGTGGGGCCGCCAGGAGGACTGGCAGGATTCGCCCGAGGGCTGGCCGCAGCGGCCGACGTACTCGGGGTGGGCGTCGTCGGAGGACATCGCGCGCGCCTACGGCGACCCCGACGGCGCCTGA
- a CDS encoding alpha/beta hydrolase family protein yields MAERITFPSSSGPSLAGLVDVPQGEIRGWGVFAHGFTLGKDCPAANRMCKQLAAEGIGMLRFDNLGLGHSEGDWGDGSFSHKVADTVGAVAFMNDSGREVRLLVGHSFGGAAAIAAAHDCPTVTAVASVAAPFQPAHVEKNYDALVSRIESDGEAPFLIGGKALTLRRHFIEDVRNADLRERIKTLRRALLVMHSPTDNTVGIANASDIFRAARHPRSFVSLEGADHLLTEKNQAARAARIVSAWADPYL; encoded by the coding sequence GTGGCAGAACGCATCACCTTCCCCAGCAGCAGCGGCCCGTCGCTGGCCGGACTGGTCGACGTGCCGCAGGGCGAGATCCGCGGCTGGGGCGTTTTCGCGCACGGCTTCACGCTGGGTAAGGACTGCCCCGCCGCGAACCGGATGTGCAAGCAGTTGGCCGCAGAGGGCATCGGCATGCTGCGGTTCGACAACCTCGGCCTCGGGCATTCGGAGGGGGACTGGGGCGACGGGTCGTTCTCCCACAAGGTCGCCGACACAGTGGGGGCCGTCGCTTTCATGAACGACTCGGGCCGCGAGGTGCGTCTGCTCGTCGGGCATTCGTTCGGGGGCGCCGCCGCGATCGCCGCCGCCCATGACTGCCCGACGGTGACCGCGGTGGCCAGCGTCGCGGCGCCTTTCCAGCCGGCGCACGTGGAGAAGAACTATGACGCCCTGGTCAGCCGGATCGAATCCGACGGCGAGGCACCGTTTCTGATCGGCGGCAAGGCGCTCACCCTGCGCCGGCATTTCATCGAGGACGTCCGCAACGCCGACCTGCGCGAGCGCATCAAGACGCTGCGGCGGGCGCTGCTGGTCATGCACTCGCCCACGGACAACACCGTCGGGATCGCCAACGCCAGCGACATCTTCCGCGCCGCCCGGCATCCCCGCAGCTTCGTCTCCCTGGAGGGGGCCGACCATCTGCTGACCGAGAAGAACCAGGCGGCCCGGGCCGCGCGCATCGTCAGCGCGTGGGCCGACCCCTACCTGTAG
- a CDS encoding GTP cyclohydrolase II — MPTGHVRLTSHSGGTDAPTLHWGAPTPAARGPVVGTTARAHRNVIGTHSGAYGVYRALAVAAGKLSPEHRADLTDTAPTDRIGPHPQWGDPATIVSLDPWGAMVTEAFAAEIAAGIDIRPTIAVTKAQVILPEIGDALGKGRLTPDGRVLLATGAAQVTKAAVEPVWHLPGVAARFGCSENDLRRVLFEETGGMYPELVTRPDLEVFLPPIGGQTVYIFGDPAHLADASVELTARVHDECNGSDVFGSDICTCRPYLTHAIEECIMGAQRGGVGLVAYSRKEGRALGEVTKFLVYNARKRQAGGDTADQYFARTECVAGVQDMRFQELMPDVLHWLGVTKIHRLVSMSNMKYDAITGAGIEVGERVSIPDELIPADARVEMDAKMAAGYYTPGQVPDADDLKRVKGRGLHG; from the coding sequence ATGCCCACCGGTCACGTACGACTGACGTCGCACAGCGGTGGCACCGACGCGCCGACACTGCATTGGGGTGCCCCCACCCCCGCCGCGCGTGGACCTGTCGTCGGCACCACCGCCCGGGCGCACCGCAACGTGATCGGCACCCACAGCGGCGCGTACGGCGTCTACCGGGCGCTGGCGGTCGCGGCCGGCAAGCTGTCCCCCGAGCACCGCGCCGACCTCACCGACACCGCGCCGACCGACCGGATCGGACCCCACCCGCAGTGGGGCGACCCGGCGACCATCGTCAGCCTCGATCCGTGGGGGGCGATGGTCACCGAGGCGTTCGCCGCCGAGATCGCCGCCGGCATCGACATCCGCCCCACGATCGCGGTCACCAAGGCCCAGGTCATCCTGCCCGAGATCGGCGACGCGCTCGGCAAGGGCCGACTGACCCCGGACGGTCGCGTCCTGCTGGCGACCGGCGCCGCGCAGGTCACCAAGGCCGCCGTCGAACCCGTATGGCATCTGCCGGGGGTGGCCGCACGCTTCGGCTGCAGCGAGAACGATTTGCGCCGTGTGCTTTTCGAAGAGACCGGCGGCATGTATCCCGAGCTGGTGACCCGCCCCGACCTCGAGGTCTTCCTCCCCCCGATAGGCGGTCAGACGGTCTACATCTTCGGCGACCCGGCGCACCTCGCCGACGCGTCGGTCGAGCTGACCGCGCGGGTGCACGACGAGTGCAACGGCTCCGACGTGTTCGGCTCCGACATCTGTACGTGCCGGCCCTATCTCACCCACGCGATCGAGGAGTGCATCATGGGCGCCCAGCGTGGCGGCGTCGGTCTGGTCGCCTACTCCCGCAAGGAGGGCCGCGCGCTCGGCGAGGTGACCAAGTTCCTGGTCTACAACGCCCGCAAGCGGCAGGCCGGCGGCGACACCGCCGACCAGTACTTCGCCCGCACCGAATGCGTTGCCGGCGTGCAGGACATGCGGTTCCAGGAGCTGATGCCCGACGTGCTGCACTGGCTGGGCGTCACGAAGATCCACCGGCTGGTGTCGATGAGCAACATGAAGTACGACGCGATCACCGGCGCCGGCATCGAGGTCGGCGAGCGGGTGTCGATACCCGACGAGCTGATTCCCGCCGACGCCCGCGTCGAGATGGACGCCAAGATGGCCGCCGGCTACTACACCCCCGGCCAGGTCCCCGACGCCGACGACCTCAAGAGGGTGAAAGGCAGGGGGCTGCACGGATGA